One stretch of Candidatus Baltobacteraceae bacterium DNA includes these proteins:
- the gcvT gene encoding glycine cleavage system aminomethyltransferase GcvT, protein MATINLRRTPLYDAHVALQARMVGFGGFEMPVQYAGVLREHDAVRHRAGLFDLSHMGQYVLRGAEIGEWADQLTVNDVANMRPWQARYNLFCSESGGVHDDVIFYRQEDDEWLLVVNAGNARKMWGILQARRRNGIRLENNHGTHALIAIQGPRSAEIVERLVSPADRESIVAMRYYVCARTVVAGIPALMARTGYTGEDGFEMFVPNDDAVALWDALLEAGVTHGLEPCGLGARDVLRLEAGMPLYGHELEEDITPLQAGLSWAVKFGKPSFEGKVALEAQRVADDYPRIVGFTLEGRAPQPRMGYRVLANNIDVGEVRSGAVGIGTALVDVSVAKPGSQLEIEIRDRRWPATVVKLPFYKRSK, encoded by the coding sequence GTGGCGACGATCAACCTGCGGCGGACGCCGCTGTACGATGCTCATGTAGCGCTTCAAGCGCGGATGGTCGGATTCGGCGGTTTCGAAATGCCGGTGCAGTATGCGGGCGTGCTGCGCGAACACGATGCCGTGCGGCATCGCGCGGGCCTGTTCGATCTCTCGCACATGGGCCAGTACGTCTTGCGAGGTGCGGAGATCGGCGAATGGGCGGATCAGCTCACCGTCAATGATGTCGCGAACATGCGGCCTTGGCAGGCTCGCTACAATCTCTTCTGCAGCGAGAGCGGCGGCGTGCACGACGACGTTATCTTCTACCGTCAAGAAGATGACGAGTGGCTGCTGGTCGTCAACGCCGGCAACGCGCGCAAGATGTGGGGAATCTTGCAAGCCCGCCGTCGCAACGGCATCAGGCTCGAAAATAATCATGGAACGCACGCGCTGATCGCGATTCAAGGCCCGCGCTCCGCCGAGATCGTTGAGCGTCTCGTCTCGCCCGCGGATCGCGAAAGCATCGTCGCGATGCGGTATTACGTTTGCGCGCGAACGGTCGTTGCGGGAATACCGGCGCTGATGGCACGCACCGGATATACCGGCGAAGACGGTTTCGAGATGTTCGTTCCGAACGACGACGCCGTCGCGTTGTGGGATGCGCTTTTGGAAGCCGGCGTAACGCATGGCCTCGAGCCCTGCGGACTCGGAGCGCGCGACGTGCTGCGGCTCGAAGCCGGGATGCCGCTCTACGGTCACGAGCTCGAAGAAGACATTACCCCCTTGCAAGCCGGCCTTTCGTGGGCAGTGAAATTCGGCAAGCCGTCGTTCGAAGGCAAGGTGGCGCTCGAAGCCCAGCGCGTTGCGGACGACTATCCGCGCATCGTCGGTTTTACGCTCGAGGGCCGTGCGCCGCAGCCGCGCATGGGGTACCGCGTCTTAGCAAACAATATCGATGTCGGCGAGGTGCGCAGCGGTGCGGTCGGCATCGGCACGGCGCTCGTCGACGTATCCGTCGCAAAACCCGGCTCCCAGCTCGAGATCGAGATTCGCGACCGGCGCTGGCCCGCAACCGTCGTCAAACTTCCCTTTTACAAACGTTCGAAATAG
- a CDS encoding protease pro-enzyme activation domain-containing protein, which translates to MIRTTSRALGAILTAALLFAGCGGGGSHSSLPAGTGNPNSGNNGSTGNNNSTGPTSLVYGQAFISKLSYVGPVTKAAGMTIPVLVRQQNAAGLIQYAKSASDPTSGNYRHWLTPAQIGAQYGATANDYANAATYLKSFGLKVGGWSQRQVLSVTGTTTQLAKAFGTTFGVYNYAGRQYIAASSAPHLPSTVAIAAAPLVQTPGCARNAKTTGFQGPCATGAIRSPYIIQPNLANFYGYGPQQMATGFDYSGAYSAGFKGSGITVGIIGTGPILAANGKSDDAAALGLYWNAPMATITQVATVPQAATAANGGTGTGASDNNPTNFSNPPPVTNPNCNPGTNVGGTFVPNYAACNPEDGEAQLDTQSIASLAPGSNLYFYMAYNSNEFCIVNSDGSTDPTLPVGPTCPTGETPYPLEGIDLSDDEIQQAIADNKADAVSMSFGGPENLNEEFGYIQPSGSPPGLGQIEMASMAAEGVAVFVSSGDDGAWECFDDLGNPLGTACASYPASDPNVVAVGGVNIPLDQAGNLTGTITAWADNTTTGGNGTFGNNVGSGGGVSAVFTAPSWQASALSASMRLIPDWSLDADPLTGPAIFINVDYGGGPEAIGGTSASAPASAALWALVLQACKASATCNTGGTTGYRLGNPAPLIYAIYANNNSLSGAYTASGFTPKLDYAHVFYDVTYGDNQAAPVPGPAQTPIGYNSGPGYDQVTGVGAPFAGHLIQAVTGTTVP; encoded by the coding sequence ATGATTCGCACCACGTCACGCGCGCTCGGCGCGATCCTTACCGCAGCGCTGCTCTTCGCCGGTTGCGGCGGAGGCGGCAGTCACTCATCGCTACCGGCCGGCACCGGAAATCCGAACAGCGGCAACAACGGGTCGACCGGCAACAACAATTCGACCGGCCCAACGTCGCTCGTTTACGGACAAGCATTCATCTCCAAGCTCTCCTACGTCGGACCTGTGACGAAGGCCGCCGGTATGACAATACCGGTGCTCGTGCGTCAGCAGAACGCGGCAGGGCTTATTCAATACGCAAAGAGCGCGAGCGATCCGACCTCCGGAAATTACCGGCATTGGTTGACGCCCGCGCAGATCGGCGCGCAATACGGCGCAACGGCAAACGACTATGCGAACGCAGCAACCTACCTAAAGTCGTTCGGTTTGAAAGTCGGTGGTTGGTCGCAGCGCCAAGTGCTAAGCGTCACCGGCACAACCACGCAGCTCGCCAAAGCCTTCGGAACGACGTTCGGCGTGTATAACTACGCCGGCCGGCAATACATCGCGGCGAGCTCGGCACCACATCTTCCGAGCACCGTCGCAATCGCCGCAGCTCCGCTCGTTCAGACTCCGGGCTGCGCGCGCAATGCGAAGACGACGGGATTCCAAGGGCCGTGCGCCACCGGTGCGATCCGAAGCCCATACATCATTCAACCGAACCTCGCGAACTTCTACGGCTACGGGCCGCAGCAGATGGCGACGGGCTTCGATTACTCGGGCGCATATTCGGCCGGCTTCAAAGGCAGCGGCATCACGGTCGGCATCATCGGGACCGGCCCGATTCTCGCCGCCAACGGTAAGTCCGACGATGCGGCTGCGCTCGGGCTCTACTGGAATGCGCCGATGGCAACTATCACGCAGGTAGCGACCGTCCCGCAAGCCGCAACTGCAGCCAACGGCGGCACGGGCACCGGCGCCTCAGACAACAATCCGACGAATTTCAGTAACCCGCCGCCTGTGACGAATCCGAACTGCAATCCGGGCACGAACGTTGGTGGAACTTTTGTTCCCAACTACGCGGCGTGCAATCCTGAAGACGGCGAAGCGCAACTCGATACGCAATCGATCGCATCGCTTGCGCCGGGCTCGAATCTCTACTTCTACATGGCGTATAACTCGAACGAGTTTTGCATCGTCAACAGCGACGGTTCGACCGATCCGACGCTGCCCGTCGGTCCCACGTGTCCAACCGGTGAAACGCCATATCCACTCGAGGGTATCGATCTCAGCGACGATGAGATTCAGCAAGCAATAGCCGACAACAAAGCGGACGCCGTTTCGATGAGCTTCGGCGGTCCGGAAAATCTCAACGAGGAGTTCGGCTACATTCAACCCAGCGGCAGCCCGCCGGGACTCGGTCAAATCGAGATGGCATCAATGGCCGCCGAAGGCGTTGCCGTCTTCGTGTCGTCCGGTGATGACGGCGCATGGGAATGCTTCGATGATTTGGGCAATCCGCTTGGAACAGCGTGCGCGTCGTATCCGGCGTCGGATCCCAACGTCGTAGCGGTCGGCGGCGTAAACATCCCACTCGACCAAGCCGGCAATCTCACCGGTACGATCACCGCATGGGCCGACAACACGACGACCGGGGGCAACGGAACGTTCGGAAACAACGTCGGCTCCGGCGGCGGTGTTTCGGCGGTGTTCACTGCACCGTCGTGGCAGGCCTCAGCGCTCAGTGCGTCCATGCGTCTGATCCCCGATTGGTCGCTTGACGCTGATCCGCTGACAGGTCCGGCGATCTTCATCAACGTTGATTACGGTGGCGGTCCCGAGGCAATCGGCGGCACCAGCGCGTCCGCGCCGGCGTCGGCCGCACTGTGGGCGCTCGTCCTGCAGGCTTGCAAAGCCAGCGCGACGTGCAACACGGGCGGCACAACCGGTTACCGTCTCGGGAATCCGGCGCCGCTGATCTACGCGATCTACGCGAACAACAACTCGCTCAGCGGTGCGTACACGGCCAGCGGCTTTACGCCGAAGCTCGATTACGCGCACGTCTTCTACGACGTAACCTACGGCGACAATCAGGCGGCCCCGGTACCGGGCCCCGCGCAAACGCCAATCGGATACAATTCCGGACCTGGTTACGATCAAGTAACGGGCGTCGGCGCGCCGTTCGCAGGTCATCTCATTCAGGCGGTAACGGGAACAACGGTGCCGTAG
- a CDS encoding ABC transporter substrate-binding protein — MATKRASFIAGGAAAASAFSVPARIRAQSATVKIGYIDSFSGPLADIGQHQRKGIQVAVDELNRRGGVHYELVPADDASKPATGVNEARRLFTQENIDVLMTGTSSAVTLAIGPLAEQAGIFTLAIGPQDTSITGEKAQRVLYRFAPNVEMQVRAVANRLLAQGKKWYFVVNDFAYGKDCYARLSARLKAAGGTEVGSDLLPLGTNDYSATLTKVRNSDADVLALCLGGFDGAKTCKQFVDFGLHKKMKLGGVTGSMEDYYWKAVPIDELAGSSFAVNWAPSVSDSARAIAAKLKAATGDSPSSRYYFPYVCMMQLAERMHAAGSTKADALVAAFADHRFNAYRSGTAWWRACDHQCVQDMYTGVVLGSKAREKADFMFEIVATVHGLDAAGACDASDSAAATAAFNSQQIPNRDGYTPKKV; from the coding sequence ATGGCTACGAAACGGGCTTCATTTATCGCGGGCGGTGCAGCCGCCGCGAGCGCCTTTTCGGTCCCCGCCAGGATTCGCGCGCAAAGCGCGACGGTGAAAATCGGCTATATCGATTCGTTCAGCGGTCCGCTCGCGGATATCGGGCAACACCAGCGCAAAGGCATTCAGGTAGCAGTCGACGAGCTCAACCGGCGTGGTGGCGTTCATTACGAGCTTGTGCCAGCCGACGACGCCTCAAAGCCCGCAACGGGCGTCAACGAAGCGCGACGGTTGTTCACCCAAGAGAACATCGACGTTCTCATGACCGGAACGTCTTCAGCCGTGACGCTCGCAATCGGACCGCTTGCAGAACAAGCCGGTATCTTCACACTCGCGATCGGGCCTCAAGATACGAGCATCACCGGTGAAAAGGCGCAGCGCGTTCTCTATCGCTTCGCCCCGAACGTCGAGATGCAGGTGCGCGCCGTTGCAAACCGATTGCTGGCACAGGGCAAGAAATGGTACTTCGTCGTCAACGATTTCGCATACGGCAAAGATTGCTACGCACGTTTGTCGGCACGGCTCAAGGCCGCGGGCGGCACTGAGGTCGGCTCGGATCTTCTTCCGCTCGGTACGAACGACTACTCGGCAACGCTTACGAAAGTACGCAACTCCGACGCTGACGTGCTTGCACTCTGCCTGGGTGGCTTCGACGGCGCAAAGACGTGCAAGCAATTCGTCGATTTCGGCCTGCACAAGAAAATGAAACTGGGCGGCGTCACCGGATCGATGGAAGATTATTACTGGAAGGCCGTCCCCATCGACGAACTAGCCGGCTCGTCGTTCGCGGTCAATTGGGCGCCCTCGGTTTCCGACTCGGCACGCGCCATCGCTGCGAAATTAAAAGCGGCGACCGGTGACTCTCCCTCGTCGCGCTATTACTTCCCGTACGTATGCATGATGCAGCTTGCGGAACGGATGCACGCGGCCGGTTCGACCAAAGCCGATGCGCTCGTGGCTGCCTTTGCCGATCATCGCTTCAACGCATATCGCTCCGGGACGGCTTGGTGGCGCGCTTGCGATCACCAATGCGTGCAGGATATGTATACCGGTGTCGTGCTCGGCAGTAAAGCGCGCGAAAAAGCCGACTTCATGTTCGAGATCGTGGCAACGGTCCACGGCCTCGACGCAGCCGGCGCGTGCGATGCCTCCGATTCTGCTGCAGCAACCGCGGCCTTCAATTCACAGCAGATCCCGAACCGCGACGGCTACACGCCCAAGAAAGTCTAG
- the gcvH gene encoding glycine cleavage system protein GcvH, with amino-acid sequence MASPADFLYSKEHEWLKLDGGVATIGITDYAQSSLGDIVYVELPKVGAQVEQFGNIGVVESVKAVSDLFTPIGGEVTEVNAAIESDPALVNREPFAGGWLFKLKVSDPSTKSALMSAADYDKLTEA; translated from the coding sequence GTGGCGAGTCCCGCGGATTTTCTGTACAGCAAGGAACACGAGTGGCTCAAGCTCGACGGCGGCGTCGCTACCATCGGCATCACCGACTACGCGCAGAGCTCGCTCGGCGACATCGTTTACGTCGAGCTCCCGAAGGTCGGCGCGCAAGTCGAACAGTTCGGCAACATCGGCGTGGTTGAATCGGTGAAGGCGGTCTCCGATCTGTTCACGCCGATCGGCGGCGAAGTCACCGAAGTGAATGCCGCAATCGAGAGTGATCCCGCGCTCGTCAATCGCGAGCCGTTCGCCGGCGGGTGGCTTTTTAAATTGAAAGTCTCCGATCCGTCGACAAAGTCGGCGTTGATGTCAGCCGCCGACTACGACAAGCTCACGGAAGCCTAG